One region of Juglans microcarpa x Juglans regia isolate MS1-56 chromosome 7S, Jm3101_v1.0, whole genome shotgun sequence genomic DNA includes:
- the LOC121240295 gene encoding glycosyltransferase BC10, whose protein sequence is MFSTTPFVLSFSLLLSLPILFLIGPRFLPPRHSSVPIPLTDERDDLSLFNRAASLSSPSSSSFSHLSTNPKLKIAFLFLTNSDLHFSPLWQRFFHGNSHLYNIYVHADPSVNVTRPDGVFLDRFISSKRTYRGSPTLISATRRLLATALLDDPANGFFAVLSQYCIPLHSFRYVYHSVVISTSFDRTESDARSARFGVRFRYKSFIEILSNEHTLWKRYTARGRFALMPEIPFDKFRVGSQFFVLMRRHALVVIKDRTLWRKFKLPCYRDDECYPEEHYFPTLLSMADPNGCTHYTLTKVNWTGTVNGHPYTYRPAEVSPQLIHQLRQSNFSESYLFARKFTPDCLKPLMGIAEKVIFRD, encoded by the coding sequence ctcCTTTCCCTCCCTATCCTCTTCCTCATCGGCCCTCGCTTCCTCCCTCCTCGCCACTCTTCCGTCCCCATACCTCTCACCGACGAGCGCGACGACCTCTCCCTCTTCAACCGCGCCGCTTCCCTCTCCagcccctcctcctcctccttctcccaCCTCTCCACCAATCCTAAGCTCAAAATCGCCTTCCTCTTCCTCACCAACTCCGACCTCCACTTCTCCCCCTTATGGCAGCGCTTCTTCCACGGCAATTCCCACCTCTACAATATTTATGTTCACGCCGATCCCTCCGTCAACGTCACGCGCCCCGACGGTGTCTTCCTCGACCGCTTCATCTCCTCCAAGCGTACCTACCGCGGTTCCCCCACCCTCATCTCTGCCACCCGCCGTCTCCTCGCCACTGCCCTCCTCGATGACCCCGCCAACGGATTCTTCGCCGTCCTCTCCCAGTACTGCATCCCTCTCCACTCCTTCCGCTACGTCTACCACTCCGTCGTCATCTCCACATCCTTTGATCGGACCGAGTCCGATGCCAGGTCGGCTCGGTTTGGCGTCCGGTTCCGGTACAAGAGCTTCATCGAGATTCTCTCCAATGAACACACTCTCTGGAAGCGATACACCGCCAGGGGCCGATTCGCGTTGATGCCGGAGATCCCCTTTGATAAATTCAGGGTTGGATCTCAGTTTTTCGTGCTCATGCGCCGGCACGCGCTAGTGGTAATCAAGGATCGGACGCTTTGGAGGAAATTCAAGCTTCCGTGTTATCGGGACGACGAGTGCTATCCGGAGGAGCACTATTTCCCGACTTTGTTATCAATGGCGGACCCCAACGGGTGCACCCACTACACCCTGACCAAGGTCAATTGGACCGGCACGGTCAATGGCCACCCGTACACGTATCGGCCCGCCGAGGTATCGCCCCAGCTGATCCATCAGCTTCGGCAATCGAATTTCTCGGAGTCTTACTTGTTTGCAAGGAAATTCACCCCCGATTGCTTGAAACCCTTGATGGGCATCGCCGAGAAGGTCATTTTCCGGGACTGA